A genome region from Solanum pennellii chromosome 12, SPENNV200 includes the following:
- the LOC107005411 gene encoding zinc finger CCCH domain-containing protein 6, which translates to MRGREKSKRVTWASDDSLCQVKLFLSEDSPSQVGLGGAQDHLQAKISLPLHAGLLVSDDNLPPGFEGAQPVSLWKNKVAQIPVIKWRRPPSFVLDTSWRVVAGEESNDMEVQKQREMRVLEAIYPRESSIPPNPSMGPGDETLHNDQHTPVVPLTPVEEEEVADPSFGTAVPTNAASSTAQVMQSGVPLGNRSAGNSLPVHGISSPGSVPGLGLDAVAEAQAALTAFMADSGQGNLIDRDLLIKILSDPKIVGQLVTHQGVGTSSHSVPAMNTQSISAANLMPNARPQTSSIAAPSQPVVSRANPSFYHSGRTDPPPVQVSRTELVIPSMAGATNGPFHSAPSRIGPVPSLRPRIPEAMSAPLPAPVATMSTPTSSMPAPVARDINYYKSLIQQHGGERQETLPPQYNNNRNNQQLGSVQESQNSYNSRDSKPKIMKPCIYYNSSRGCRHGANCAYLHDASPQQRGVGSLPEVQSSKRLKMDREITGT; encoded by the exons aTGCGAGGACGGGAGAAATCGAAAAGGGTTACTTGGGCTTCAGATGATAGTCTTTGTCAG GTAAAACTTTTCCTGTCTGAAGATTCCCCTTCCCAAGTTGGATTAGGAGGAGCTCAAGATCATCTCCAAGCAAAGATATCATTACCTTTGCACGCAGGTCTTTTGGTGTCTGATGATAATTTACCACCAGGCTTTGAGGGTGCACAGCCTGTAAGCCTCTGGAAGAATAAAGTAGCTCAAATCCCTGTAATCAAATGGAGGCGTCCTCCCTCT TTTGTGTTGGATACAAGTTGGCGAGTCGTTGCTGGTGAAGAAAGCAATGACATGGAGGTTCAGAAACAACGGGAGATGAGAGTTCTCGAAGCAATTTATCCACGTGAATCTTCCATTCCTCCAAA TCCTTCTATGGGTCCTGGAGATGAAACCCTTCATAATGATCAGCACACACCAGTTGTACCCTTAACACCTGTTGAAGAGGAGGAGGTAGCAGATCCTTCATTTGGCACTGCTGTACCTACTAATGCTGCCAGCTCAACGGCCCAGGTAATGCAGTCAGGAGTTCCCTTGGGCAATAGAAGTGCCGGAAATAGCCTTCCAGTCCATGGAATCTCATCACCGGGAAGTGTTCCTGGCTTGGGGCTTGATGCTGTAGCAGAAGCTCAGGCAGCTTTAACTGCATTCATGGCAGACAGTGGCCAGGGAAATCTGATTGATCGCGATCTgcttataaaaattttgagtgACCCGAAAATTGTTGGGCAACTGGTTACACACCAAGGAGTAGGCACCAGCTCCCATAGCGTGCCAGCTATGAATACCCAAAGCATATCTGCTGCTAATCTCATGCCCAACGCAAGGCCACAGACATCAAGTATTGCTGCTCCATCTCAACCTGTAGTTAGTCGAGCCAATCCATCTTTCTATCACTCAGGTAGGACAGATCCTCCTCCAGTTCAAGTCAGTAGAACAGAGCTAGTTATCCCCTCGATGGCAGGTGCTACAAACGGCCCCTTCCACTCTGCTCCAAGTAGAATAGGACCCGTTCCCAGTTTGAGGCCTCGTATACCCGAGGCCATGTCAGCTCCTTTACCAGCTCCAGTAGCAACTATGTCAACACCTACTTCCTCTATGCCAGCACCTGTAGCTAGGGACATCAACTATTACAAGTCTCTCATTCAGCAGCATGGAGGAGAAAGGCAAGAAACATTACCACCACAATATAACAACAACCGAAACAACCAACAGTTAGGTTCAgttcaagaatcacaaaatagCTACAATTCAAGAGATTCAAAACCTAAGATAATGAAGCCTTGCATCTATTATAATAGTTCAAGAGGATGCCGGCATGGCGCCAACTGTGCGTATTTGCATGATGCATCTCCCCAACAGAGGGGGGTGGGTAGCTTGCCAGAGGTCCAAAGTTCAAAGAGATTGAAAATGGATAGGGAGATTACTGGTACATAA